ACATCGAAGACGCCATGATATTTCATGGAGAAATAGGCGGCATACGCGATGTCGTCACGTTTCAAGGAAAGTCGATGGAAGAGTTGCAACAGGCTTTTCAAGATTCCGTCGACGATTATCTTCAGATTTGCAAAGAACGCGAATAATTCCCGTTTGAGATTTGAACGTTTAAGGATTAGATAAATAGGTTTTTTATCCTGCCAATCCTGAAAATCCTGCCCATCCTGATTCTGACAAACAAACTAATCACCTTGTCTTTCCCATATTCCTATCCAACAGCAAAATCGTCCCTCCGCCCAAAATCCATTCGCCGGAGCATAAAACCAACGCCTGGCCCGGCGCGGCGCCGTATTGCGGCTCTTCGAATTCGACGGCGAATCGCTCCGGCGATATAGCCGCGATGCGGGCGGGAGCGGGGG
The genomic region above belongs to Candidatus Omnitrophota bacterium and contains:
- a CDS encoding type II toxin-antitoxin system HicB family antitoxin codes for the protein MEYKGYIGIVEYIEDAMIFHGEIGGIRDVVTFQGKSMEELQQAFQDSVDDYLQICKERE
- a CDS encoding aminomethyltransferase beta-barrel domain-containing protein is translated as MAAISPERFAVEFEEPQYGAAPGQALVLCSGEWILGGGTILLLDRNMGKTR